A section of the Deinococcus gobiensis I-0 genome encodes:
- a CDS encoding macro domain-containing protein gives MTPLLRLVQGDATQPVGPGPKVIVHLCNDVGAWGKGFVLALGHRYPAARQQYRAWAQGHDALPFALGQVQFVTVQPYLHVAHLIGQHGIARKDRKPQEPPIRYEAVREGLGRVRDFAQQQQASIHMPRIGTGLAGGDWTVILGLIEAELLAADLQVTVYDLP, from the coding sequence ATGACGCCGCTTCTGCGCCTGGTGCAAGGGGACGCCACCCAACCGGTGGGTCCGGGTCCAAAGGTCATCGTCCATCTCTGCAACGACGTGGGCGCCTGGGGCAAGGGCTTCGTGCTTGCCCTGGGGCACCGATATCCGGCCGCCCGGCAGCAGTACCGCGCCTGGGCTCAGGGCCATGACGCGCTTCCCTTTGCCCTAGGACAAGTCCAGTTCGTGACTGTGCAGCCCTACCTCCATGTCGCCCACCTGATCGGGCAGCACGGCATCGCCCGGAAGGACCGGAAGCCCCAGGAACCCCCCATCCGCTATGAGGCCGTCCGTGAAGGTCTGGGCCGGGTCCGTGACTTTGCTCAGCAGCAGCAGGCCAGCATCCACATGCCCCGCATCGGGACTGGTCTCGCTGGAGGGGACTGGACGGTCATCCTGGGCCTGATCGAGGCCGAACTTCTCGCCGCGGATCTCCAGGTCACGGTGTACGACCTGCCCTGA